The DNA region GCACACGAAGTGGCTGCGCGCCCAGGCCCACGCCGACGGCAGCGGGGCCGCCGACCTCGCCGCGGACCGCTTCGCGGCGGTGGCCGCGGGGGCGCGCGCCGGCCTGCGGCTCGCGTCGGCGGCGCACGCGGTGCTCGGCACCGCCGCGCTCGGCGGCCTGACCCGCGGCCTGCACCGGCTCAGCGCCGGCCGCCTGCCGGTCTGGAACGAGGCCACGCCGCGCGCCGCCCGCGCGCCGCGCCTCGACGGGACGCGCCGCGGCGGCGGGCGGGTGGTGTACTTCCCGAGCTGCGTCTCGCGCACCATGGGCCCGGCCCGCGGCGACGAGGAGGGCGCGGAGGTCCACGCCGCCATGCTCTCGCTGCTCGGGAAGGCCGGCCTCGACGTGGTCTTCCCGCCCGGCATGGAGGGGCTGTGCTGCGGCATGCCCTTCGAGTCGAAGGGCTGGCCCGCCCAGGCGGACCGCAAGCGCCGGGAGCTGGAGGCCGCGCTGCTCGAGGCGAGCGAGGGCGGGCGCCACCCGGTGGTGTTCGACACCAGCCCCTGCGTGTACCGCATGCGCAAGGCGGCCGGCGGGCGGGTCGCGATCCACGATCCGGTCGAGTTCATCCAGCGGTTCGTGCTGCCGCGCGTGACGCTGGCGCGCGTGCCCGGCCCGGTGGCGGTGCACGTGCCCTGCAGCGCGGTGAAGCTCGGGCTCGGGCCCGCGTTCCGGGCCGTGGCCGAGGCCTGCGCGGAGCAGGTGGTCCTCCCGCGGGAGGTGGGCTGCTGCGGCTTCGCCGGCGACCGCGGGTTCACCCACCCCGAGCTGACCGCCTCCGCGCTCGCGCCGCTCGCCGCGGCGCTCCCGGCCGGCTGCGCCGCGGGCTTCTCCTCCAGCCGGACCTGCGAGATCGGCCTGTCGCTGCACGCAGGCGTCCCGTACCGGCCGCTGGCCTGGCTGGTGGACCGCTGCGCGTCCCCGCGCGCCGCCCCTGACCTGGAGCCCCCGTCCCCCCGGACGCACCTCGCGTGAAGGAGATGGCCCGATGAGCTGGACCCAGACGTACACCCCCGTCGCCGGAAGCCTGATCGGCTCGGCCCTGGTCGCCGCCCTCCCGGTGGTCGCGCTGCTCGGCGCGCTCGCCTTCTTCCACGTGAAGGCCCACTGGGCCGCGCTCGTCGGCCTGGCGCTGGCGCTCGGGATCGCGATCGGCGTCTACGGCATGCCCGCGTCGATGGCCGGCGCCGCCGCGCTGAACGGCGCCGCGTTCGGGCTGCTGCCGATCGGCTGGATCGTGCTGAACGCGATCTTCGTCTACGACATCACCGTGCGGACCGGGAAGTTCGAGGTGGTGAAGGAGACCATCGCCGGCCTCGCCTCCGACCGGCGCATCCAGGTGCTGCTCATCGGCTTCTCGTTCGGCGCGTTCATCGAGGGCGCCGCCGGGTTCGGGACGCCGGTCGCCATCAGCGCCGCCATGCTCATCGGCCTGGGCTTCAAGCCGCTCCCTGCGGCCGGGCTGGCGCTCATCGGCAACACCGCGCCGGTGGCGTACGGCGCCCTCGGCACGCCCATCATCACGCTCGCCAAGGTGACCGGCCTGAACGAGCTGGCGCTGTCGGCCATGGCCGGCCGCCAGCTCCCGCTGTTCTCGCTCATCGTCCCGTTCTGGCTGGTGTGGGCCATGTCGGGCTTCCGCGGCATGGTCGAGGTCTGGCCGGCCTGCCTGGTCGCCGGCCTGTTCTTCGCGGTCCCGCAGTTCGTGGTCTCCAACTTCTACGGCCCCTCGCTGGTGGACATCGTGGCCGCGGCGGGGTCGCTGCTCGCCGTGTACCTGCTGCTCAAGGTCTGGCAGCCCCGGTCGGTGTGGCGCTTCCACGACGAGCGCGACGGCGACGCGGCCCTGGCCGGCGCCCGGAAGTCGGTCGGCGCCGCCGCCGCGCGCCGGGGGCCCACCGGCGCGGAGGCCCTGGTGGCGTGGCTCCCCTGGATCATCCTCTCGGTGTTCGTGTTCGCGTGGGGGCTGCCGTCGGTGAAGAGCTGGATGAACGGCCTCTTCAACCCGACCTGGGAGGTGCCGTTCCTGCACAACCTGGTGCACAAGGCGCCCCCGGTCTCGAAGGCGCTCGCGCCCGAGGCGGCCAAGTACAGCCTGAACCTGCTCTCGGCCACCGGCACCGGCCTGCTGCTCTCCGGCGTGGTCTCCGGCCTCCTGCTGAAGCTCGGCCCGGGCGACCTGCTCCGCACCTACCTCGGCACGCTGAAGCGCGTGCGCTTCTCGCTCCTCACCATCGCGGCCATGCTGGCGCTCGGGTTCACCACCCGCTTCTCGGGCTCCGACTCGACCATGGGCCTCGCGTTCGCGTCCACCGGCCACCTGTTCCCGTTCTTCTCGCCGCTGCTCGGCTGGCTGGGCGTGGCGCTCACCGGCTCCGACACCTCGTCCAACGTGCTGTTCGGCAACCTGCAGGTGGTGAGCGCGCAGCAGATCGGCATGAACCCGATCCTGGCGGCGGCCTCCAACAGCTCGGGCGGCGTGATGGGCAAGATGATCGACGCGCAGAGCATCGTGGTCGCGTCGGTCGCGACCGGTCAGCACGGGCACGAGGGGGCCATCCTCCGCTACGTGTTCTGGCACTCGCTCGTGCTCGCCTGCCTGGTGGGCGTGGTGGTGTTCCTCCAGGCCTACGTGTTCCCCTGGATGGTGCCGATCCCGCACTAGCGCGGCGCTCCCCGGATCCCGCTTCACCGGCGTGCGGGATCCGGGCACACTCGCGCGGGAGGTCCCGGTGAAGGTCGCGCTGTTCGTGCCGTGCTACGTGGACCAGCTCCACCCGCAGGTCGCCCACGCGACGGTGCGGGTGCTGGAGCGGCTCGGCGTCGAGGTCGTGTTCCCCGAGGAGCAGACCTGCTGCGGCCAGCCCATGGCGAACGCCGGCTTCGCCGCCGACGCCGCGCCGCTGGCCCGGCACTTCCTCGAGGTGTTCGGCGGCTTCGACCACGTGGTGGCGCCGTCCGGGAGCTGCGTCTCGATGGTCCGCAACCACTACGGCGCGTTCCTGTCCGGCGCCCCGGGCTTCGACCGGCTGCGGCGCGGGACCTGGGAGCTGTGCGAGTTCCTCACCGACGTGCTGAAGGTGGGCGAGCTGCCGGGCCGGTACCCGCACAAGGTCGGGCTGCACCAGAGCTGCCACGGGCTGCGCGAGCTCGGCCTGGGCAGCCCGAGCGAGCGGATGGAGCCGCGCTTCAGCAAGGTCGGCCTGCTCCTCTCGCGGCTGCAGGGGATCGAGCTCGTGTCGCTCTCGCGGCCCGACGAGTGCTGCGGGTTCGGCGGCACGTTCGCGGTGGCCGAGGAGGCCGTCTCCTGCCTGATGGGGCGCGACCGGCTGGCCGACCACCTGGCGGCCGGGGCGGAGGAGGTGACCGGCACCGACGTCTCGTGCCTCATGCACCTCGACGGCCTGGCGCGCCGCACCCGGCTGCCGCTCCGGTTCCGGCACGTGGCGGAGATCCTGGCGGAGGCGACCGCGTGACCGGCCACGCCGAGCGCGCCGCGCGCTTCGCGGCCGACGAGCCGCGCGCCCACTGGCACGACCAGGCGCTCTGGTTCGTGCGCCTGAAGCGCGACCGCATGGCCGCGGCGGTGCCGGAGTGGGAGGCGCTGCGCGAGCGCGCCGCCGCCGTGAAGGCGCACGCCCGCGCCCGGCTGGCCGACTACCTCGAGCAGTTCGAGCGCGAGGCCACCCGCCGCGGCCTCCGGGTGCACTGGGCCCGAGACGCCGACGAGCACAACGCGATCGTGCACCGGATCCTCTCCGAGCGCGGCGTCACCCGGGTGGTGAAGTCGAAGTCGATGCTCACCGAGGAGTGCCACCTCAACCCCTACCTGGCGGCGCGCGGCATCGAGGTGGTGGACACCGACCTGGGCGAGCGGATCGTGCAGCTCGCCGGCGAGCCGCCCTCGCACATCGTGCTGCCCGCCATCCACAAGAAGAAGGAGGAGATCGGCGAGCTGTTCCACCGCACCCTCGGCACCGCGGCCGGCGCCTCGGATCCCACCTACCTCACGCAGGCCGCCCGCGCGCACCTGCGCGAGAAGTTCCTGGCGGCCCAGGCCGGCCTCACCGGCGTGAACTTCGCGATCGCGGAGACCGGCGGGATCGTGGTGTGCACGAACGAGGGCAACGCCGACATGGGCACGCACCTGCCCCCGCTCCACGTCGCCTGCATGGGCGTCGAGAAGATCGTCCCGCGGCTCGCCGACCTCTCGGTGTTCCTGCGCCTGCTGGCGCGCTCCGCCACCGGCCAGCCGGTGACGACCTACACCACCCACTTCCACGCGCCGCGCCCGGGCGGCGAGCTGCACGTGGTGATCGTGGACAACGGCCGCTCGCGCCTGCTCGCGGAGGAGGGATTCCGCGGCGCGCTGGCCTGCATCCGCTGCGGCGCGTGCATGAACACCTGCCCGGTGTTCCGGCGCAGCGGCGGGTACAGCTACGCCTGGACCATCCCGGGCCCCATCGGCTCGGTGCTCGCCCCCGGGCGCGACCCGGTCGCGCACGGCTCGCTGCCGTTCGCCTCCAGCCTGTGCGGCTCCTGCGACGCGGTCTGCCCGGTGAAGATCCCGCTCCACGACCAGCTCCTGGCCCGGCGCCGCGAGGTGGTCCGCGCCGGCGGCCAGCCGCTCGCGAAGCGCCTGGCGATGCGGGTCGGCGGGTGGGTCCTCCGGCACCGCGCGCTGTACGAGGTGGCCGGGCGCCTGGCGCGCCTCGCGCTCCGGCGCCTCCCGCGCGCGCTGCTCTACGGCCGCTGGAACGCGTGGGGGCGGCAGCGCGAGCTGCCGGCGGCGCCGGCAGAGAGCTTCCGCGACGCCTGGCGCCGCACCCGGGGAGACGGCCGTGGATAGCCGCGAGGAGATCCTGGCCGCGCTCCGCCGCGCCGCGCCGCCGGATCCCGGGCTCCCCTCCGAGCCGGTGCGCGGCACGCCCTACGCCGACCTGGCGCTCCAGCTCGCCGAGGCGGTGCGGGCGGTGGGCGGCGCCTTCCAGCGGGTGCCGGACGCGGCCGCCCTGCGCGAGGGCGTGGCGGCGCTCGCGGCGCGGCTCGAGGCGCGCCGGGTGGTGTCGCGGGTCCCGGAGGCGGGCGCGGGGACGGCGGGCGCGGCGGAGGTGGCCGACCCGCACCAGCTCGAGGGCGTGGACCTGGCGGTGATCCCGGGGCGCTTCGCGGTGGCCGAGAACGGCGCGGTGTGGGTCGCCGGCGAGGACCTCGGCCACCGGGCGGTGTTCGTGATCGCCCAGCACCTCGCGCTGGTGGTGCCCGCCGCGGAGATCGTGAACGACCTGCACGAGGCCTACGCGCGGATCCGCTTCGACGGCCCGGGCTTCGGCCTGTTCGTGGCCGGGCCGTCCAAGACCGCCGACATCGAGCAGGCGCTCGTGATCGGCGCGCACGGCGCGCGCTCCTGCACGGTGTTCCTGGTGGGCTGACCGGCGCGGGCGTCCGGGACGCTCAGCGGCCGCCGGCGCGCCCCCGCCGCGGGCCGCCGCCCAGGTACGCCGCCACCGCGCGCCAGGTCTCCTCGAACTGGCCGCGCGTGAAGCCGGTCCCCGAGGCCAGCCAGTCGAAGTGCGGCGGGACGTGGCGGGGCTGCGCGAAGTGGCCGATGACGTCGAGGTGGTCGGCCCAGACCGCCCGGATCACGTCGCCCCAGACCTGGCTGCGCGTCGGGACCATGCCGTCGTTGGCGCGCGCGCCCGGGATGCGCCCGTACGCGAGGCGGAGCGGCCGCGCCTGCACGATGGACAGCGGCGGCTCGCGGTCGAGCGGCGTCCCGGAGGCGATGCGGTAGAGGCCGACGTACATGGCGTGGGTGGCCTGCGCGTACGGGCTCAGGCCCGCCGCCAGCACCGAGCGGAGGCCGGGCGGCCGCGCGCGGGAGATCACGCACCCGTAGCGCACGCCGGGGCGGTCCTCGGTGGTGGCGTTGAACACGTCCATGGCGGCCGGGCCGATCTGCGTGACCAGGTCCTGGTCGTCGCCGAGGCTGGCGAAGAAGTCCTCGATCTCGCGCCGGCGCTCGCCGGAGAAGTCCGCCAGCAGCTCCGAGAACAGCTGCTCCACCACGCCGCTCGGCGGCGCCGCCGGCCGCCGCAGGAACGCCGCCAGCCGGAGCGCGGCGCCCGCGGGCAGCCGCCCGGCGCGGAGCGTGTACATGGTGGCGAGGGACAGGATCTTCAGGACCTGCTGGCCGAGCAGGTTGTTGAAGAAGTGCGCCACCGGCGTGCCGTAGTGCGGCGCGGACACGGTCACCACCGACCGCACCGCGCGCGCGCACCGCTCCACGTCGGCGTCGGTGGGGAGCGACACCTCCGGGCTGAGCAGCAGCCGCACGTCCAGCCCGCCGCTGGAGTGGCCCACCACGCTCACCTCGCCGCCAGGCCCGTCCAGGACGCGCGCGACGTCCTCCGCGAGCAGGGCGGCGCGCTTGCGGAGCGTGGCGGTGGGCGCGGTGCGGACGACGCGGATCTCGCCGTCGAGGCCGTGCGCCGGGCCGATCTCGGCGAGCAGGTCGCGCACGTGGCCGAAGTAGGTGAAGTCGCCCAGGTTGGCGAACCCGAAGAACCCCGGGACGAGCAGGACGTGGTGACGCGGGGCCACGGCCCGAGTCTACGCTGGGTCCGCCGACCGCGGGCCAGGACTTCCGCGGGTGCGCCGAGCGCGTGCGCCCCCGTGTCCGCGCCGGGGCGCCGCGCCGTATGATGCGCGCCCGGAGGCGGCCCATGGACGTGAAGCAGGTGTTCGACGGGGCGGCGGCGCGCTACGACGCGCTCCGCCGGCAGCTCATCCCGTGCTTCGACGGGTTCTACGGCGCGGCCGTGGACCTGCTGCCGTTCGACGACGGCCGGCCGGTGCGGATCCTCGACGTGGGCGCCGGCACCGGGCTGCTGGCGGAGCAGGTGCTCGCGCGGTTTCCGGCCGCGGAGGTGACGCTGCTCGACTTCTCGGCCGAGATGCTGGGGCGCGCCCGCGCGCGCTTCGCCGGCCGGCCTGCCCGGGTGACGTTCCGCACCGGCGACTACCTGCGCGATCCGCTCGGCGGCCCGTGGGACGCGATCGTGTCGGCGCTGTCCATCCACCACCTCGCCGACGGGGACAAGCGGGCGCTCTACGGGCGCGCCGCCGCGGCGCTCGCGCCCGGCGGCATCCTGGTGAACGCCGACAACGTGCTCGCCGAGGACCCGGCGGTGGCCGCGCGCGACCGGGCGCTCTGGATCCGCGC from Anaeromyxobacter dehalogenans 2CP-C includes:
- a CDS encoding L-lactate permease encodes the protein MSWTQTYTPVAGSLIGSALVAALPVVALLGALAFFHVKAHWAALVGLALALGIAIGVYGMPASMAGAAALNGAAFGLLPIGWIVLNAIFVYDITVRTGKFEVVKETIAGLASDRRIQVLLIGFSFGAFIEGAAGFGTPVAISAAMLIGLGFKPLPAAGLALIGNTAPVAYGALGTPIITLAKVTGLNELALSAMAGRQLPLFSLIVPFWLVWAMSGFRGMVEVWPACLVAGLFFAVPQFVVSNFYGPSLVDIVAAAGSLLAVYLLLKVWQPRSVWRFHDERDGDAALAGARKSVGAAAARRGPTGAEALVAWLPWIILSVFVFAWGLPSVKSWMNGLFNPTWEVPFLHNLVHKAPPVSKALAPEAAKYSLNLLSATGTGLLLSGVVSGLLLKLGPGDLLRTYLGTLKRVRFSLLTIAAMLALGFTTRFSGSDSTMGLAFASTGHLFPFFSPLLGWLGVALTGSDTSSNVLFGNLQVVSAQQIGMNPILAAASNSSGGVMGKMIDAQSIVVASVATGQHGHEGAILRYVFWHSLVLACLVGVVVFLQAYVFPWMVPIPH
- a CDS encoding (Fe-S)-binding protein; translation: MKVALFVPCYVDQLHPQVAHATVRVLERLGVEVVFPEEQTCCGQPMANAGFAADAAPLARHFLEVFGGFDHVVAPSGSCVSMVRNHYGAFLSGAPGFDRLRRGTWELCEFLTDVLKVGELPGRYPHKVGLHQSCHGLRELGLGSPSERMEPRFSKVGLLLSRLQGIELVSLSRPDECCGFGGTFAVAEEAVSCLMGRDRLADHLAAGAEEVTGTDVSCLMHLDGLARRTRLPLRFRHVAEILAEATA
- a CDS encoding lactate utilization protein B, giving the protein MTGHAERAARFAADEPRAHWHDQALWFVRLKRDRMAAAVPEWEALRERAAAVKAHARARLADYLEQFEREATRRGLRVHWARDADEHNAIVHRILSERGVTRVVKSKSMLTEECHLNPYLAARGIEVVDTDLGERIVQLAGEPPSHIVLPAIHKKKEEIGELFHRTLGTAAGASDPTYLTQAARAHLREKFLAAQAGLTGVNFAIAETGGIVVCTNEGNADMGTHLPPLHVACMGVEKIVPRLADLSVFLRLLARSATGQPVTTYTTHFHAPRPGGELHVVIVDNGRSRLLAEEGFRGALACIRCGACMNTCPVFRRSGGYSYAWTIPGPIGSVLAPGRDPVAHGSLPFASSLCGSCDAVCPVKIPLHDQLLARRREVVRAGGQPLAKRLAMRVGGWVLRHRALYEVAGRLARLALRRLPRALLYGRWNAWGRQRELPAAPAESFRDAWRRTRGDGRG
- a CDS encoding LutC/YkgG family protein, which codes for MDSREEILAALRRAAPPDPGLPSEPVRGTPYADLALQLAEAVRAVGGAFQRVPDAAALREGVAALAARLEARRVVSRVPEAGAGTAGAAEVADPHQLEGVDLAVIPGRFAVAENGAVWVAGEDLGHRAVFVIAQHLALVVPAAEIVNDLHEAYARIRFDGPGFGLFVAGPSKTADIEQALVIGAHGARSCTVFLVG
- a CDS encoding esterase/lipase family protein, which codes for MAPRHHVLLVPGFFGFANLGDFTYFGHVRDLLAEIGPAHGLDGEIRVVRTAPTATLRKRAALLAEDVARVLDGPGGEVSVVGHSSGGLDVRLLLSPEVSLPTDADVERCARAVRSVVTVSAPHYGTPVAHFFNNLLGQQVLKILSLATMYTLRAGRLPAGAALRLAAFLRRPAAPPSGVVEQLFSELLADFSGERRREIEDFFASLGDDQDLVTQIGPAAMDVFNATTEDRPGVRYGCVISRARPPGLRSVLAAGLSPYAQATHAMYVGLYRIASGTPLDREPPLSIVQARPLRLAYGRIPGARANDGMVPTRSQVWGDVIRAVWADHLDVIGHFAQPRHVPPHFDWLASGTGFTRGQFEETWRAVAAYLGGGPRRGRAGGR
- a CDS encoding class I SAM-dependent methyltransferase, encoding MDVKQVFDGAAARYDALRRQLIPCFDGFYGAAVDLLPFDDGRPVRILDVGAGTGLLAEQVLARFPAAEVTLLDFSAEMLGRARARFAGRPARVTFRTGDYLRDPLGGPWDAIVSALSIHHLADGDKRALYGRAAAALAPGGILVNADNVLAEDPAVAARDRALWIRAIRATGLAEADLEAALERTRVDVLAPLALQLGWLRALGLAEVDCAYKWHHFAVFSGRRPVTDG